ATCTACCTGGGGCCGTGCAAAGGTCATTGTAAAACAAAGCAATATGGTCATGTAGGCCATGCTTTTCATATTGCCGTTTATTTAGATTGTGGTTGTCTATCGTAAGTCGCTATTGTAACTAGTCTCTTTTGATCACCATTTTCAGTAAATTCCTCTACATGCACAATGCCAAGCCGTGTCTTGCTCAAAGTAAATTCAGCTGTTTCTGTATCGGTTTCTCCGTCATAGGTAACAGAAAGTAGGTTCCCAATGACCGAATATGTTCCAGCATCGCTCGATGTTTCAACAATAACATCTCCATTATCGGTATAAGAGTAAGATGAAAAGTCACTAAACGTTCCATCTGTATTGAAGGTAATTTTAAAGACATTATCAGCATCAAAGGTATCTGTTGTTATGCCGTCCGAAACATTGTTTGTAAACTCCTCCGTTGAGCTTGAGGACTGTAACCAGGTGCCCACTAGGGGCAGAAGATCTTCTTCACTATTGCATGAAGTGGATAATGTTGCCGCAAATACCATTACTGCTACAAGAATTATTGCCTTCATTTTTCTTAATCTATTCATTTTTTAAAAGTTATTGTTGTTTATTCAATTGATATCCATGTCTAAAATTGGTGACGGTTTTAAACCTGCAGGCAGTACTTGCTTCTGTTATATTGCCGTCTAAAGTGTTCGGTAATTTGTCGGTGTAAAAGCCATAGCGCATAAATTTGAAGCTTCATTTAAATATTTATGTTGATTGATTCCCACGATCTTTTCTCGGTTGAATCTCTTTCCACAGTTTTTTGAAGGTTTCCTCCTTTTCAAAGTATTTTCGCCATTTCAACTTCAAGTACACTCTATCGGATGAAAAATCGTTTTGGACCAACATCCTGATATCAGAAATGAGACTTTCGTTCTCTTCCTCGAGCCTTTTGTTCTCTTCTAGGATTTTTTTGTACAATTTCCTTGCGCTCATGGTGTACAGGTTATTTTTCAAATTATGGCCAAGTCAATGCCCTTTGCCTTAAAATCTACCTTCCCTCAGGGCCGAGGATGGTTTTCATAACGACGAGGACTTGATTTAAAAAATCCCCGTCGCCGTCTAAACCTCATGTATGAAAAAAAAACTAACTTAGAAAATGAAAAAAGTCCTCAGAGGGTCAACCTTTGGTACAGCCACTCCTATGAAAACCAATCCCATTTAAGAAGATTGTCTTTAGCAAATCTTAATTTTTAACACGATACCATCCAAAAAAAGTGTTGGAGCCAGTAAAATTGGGGACGAGAAAGGAGATTAGAGGGACAATGGAAATAACCTTCGTTGTAGAAATAGATGCAAAGTACCATAGATGGACATTATAAATATTCAATAAGGTTATTTCATGAGTTTTAGATACCAAAACCTATTTAACCGGCTAAAAGGTAATAGCAGTATAACTTGGCGGGATTGAGCGGCAGGCCACAATTCCCCTTGGATATACTCTGGTAGTTCGCCAAGTAATGAAGAGAAATGCATATCAAAAGGCAGGACGAATCTTAGCAAATAATGACTATGGGGTCCACTGGGCTATGTATTAATCAAAAAGACCAAAAAAAGAAACTCGCGAGCTCATTATCTGTAAGCACCTTCCCCATCAACAAAGAAGCTTCTTTCATAAACTCCTTACATTCATCCAATAATACATTTTCAACGGTATTCTCTGAATTTTCAGCTGCTGGTTTAGATTCACAAGAAATGATAAACAGGGAAATAGTAAAAAAGCTTAAAAATCACAATTAATTTCTTTTCATGCTTTTAGATACTATACTGATTTAGACTTTTATTTCCATGTTCTACGAGGTCACATATCTTTGTTGGTTCATTTCCTGTTGGCAGGATGGCTCTATTTATCTTTTTTAAACATTGATAAGTTTTTGGATTACCCATTTGATATTCCAACTAATCGATACCAATACAACTAAAATCATCAAAAATTAGAATTATAGGAATACGGCGTCTAAAAAAATTAGGTCTAATCTTTCATGATGTCAGCGTTTATTCGGACTTCTGGTAAATGTCAATGGGTCATAGCCGGTAACCGCAACGAGTACCGAGTTCCCATTTTCCAAACGCTCCATCATATGTTGTTTCCCCGTTCTTTTGGTTTCCCGGATACTCCTTGCATTCATGTAATATTTTGGCAATGTCCTTTTTTTCATTTGACAGGTTTGCTTATTAAGGATTTTAAATATTGATTGCAAATCAAAGAATGACCATATTGGGGAAATATCCAATAATTAGTGCTCAATTCCTTTAAAAATGGGATGTTTCAAGGTGTTTTTGTGGATAAAGTTAGCGTATGACAATCCCCTTTAACGGCTTGTTTATCCCGGTTTTAACCAATATGGGCACATTTTATATACCTGTTCAGTACTAAAGACTCATCTTTGTTTTATATCGAACAATAAAAAATGCTCGATGGAGTGATTCATGTCAAGAGCAAATCGACATTGGTATTAATTAAGAGTAAAGTTTTTTTGAGTTGGTTTAATAATAGCGGCGGAGATTTGTAGTAGCGGTCTCCGTCGTTCTTTTATGGAACAAAGCTTCGATACACAATCCACGTATTAAGGGGTATTGAAAACCTTTGGACGAACTATGCTTTTATGAGATTATTGATTTTAAGGTGATCTCATATTTTGTATCAATAATTATTCGAGTTTTTATTCCTCTTTTCCCAAAATCATTTCAATAAGTCGTTTATATCCTGTTACTTCTTTTTGACCAAACTCGATGAATCAAAATATGCGTTTATTTATAACCCTACTGTTCCTTTCTTTTTATATATGTGCCCAAAATACCATTCAAGGAGTTGTTTTGGATGTAGCAACAAAAAAACCTTTGGAATTTGTGGATGCCTATACAGAAGGAAACCACACCCTTACCAATTCAAATGGTTGGTTTGAACTTGAAGTTGCTACCGATAGTATCCATTTTAATCTTATTGGCTATGAAAAATTCTCGAAAAGTGTGGAAAAAAACCACACCACTGTTGATACATTGTTTATGAGAAGCCAGTTTTACGAGTTAAATGAAGTGGTCGTGACGAATAAAGGGTTCTCGTTAGGTGATTTTATCAGCATTGGAAAAAACTATCCCTTTGAGCCATATACCGAGTCCTTTTTTATGAGGACCTTATTAAAACGAAATGACAGCATTATAAAACTGCAGGATATAAACGGTCTGATAAGAAGAAAACAGCTTTTGGCAACTAGCAAAAAACCTAGACCAAAAAACAATATCAAGGTACATGTTACCAATATGCGAAAAACAGCAATACTTGAAAATAACATTTATTTTGAAATGTGGGGATTTGCAAAAATTGACCGGGCATTTTCTTCTATTTACATATCACCCAAAGACTATGATTTTAAAGAAAACTTAGCTGAAGACGGTAAAAAGAACAAACTAACGTTCAAATTAAGAGACACTTTTGAAAACTCTTCGGCAAAAGGGTATTATATTATCGATTCCCAGGATATGGCCGTTGAAGAATACTATTTTGTAGGAAATGGGCCAACCGAAGAGTTTACCCAAAAAAGAGGAATAAAGTATCGTAATGTGTTCTATGAAATCAATATACATTTTTTAAAGGATAAAGAGACCGCATTGTATTATATGAATAAAGCCAAGCTTAACGCCAAAGTAGAATTATTCGATGGGGACAATCCTAGCCCCATAATGTACGAAGCGAATTATGTATGGTTTGGCCTTAATCTGGTCAAAACGGATAAAATCAAGGAGAATGCTCCCAAAACCAAAGATGTTTTAAAATTGGATTACCCTTACAATAAAATCTTTTGGGACAATCAAAAATTTCTGCTTCTTACCGATGAGATGAAATCCTTTATCAAGGAGCTACAAAACTCGAATTCCAAAAATGAGTACAACATCAATATAGATTGATTTCAATTCTTAGCCATATCATATGTCTCTATATCATTGTTTATGATAGACTTCCTAAAAACCGACTATAGCTACTTAGACTTCTGATTTATCGAATAAACAGCCCCCTTATAGCTTTTTATAAATAAATTCCCTGGTCTGTTCATTGGCATTGCTATCAGTGAATGTGTATACAAGCTTTATGGTATCGTTATCTTCCAATAACAGTTTGATTCCAGAGATGTTTTTAAGTACTATGGTCTTTTCGTCCTTTACAACATATTCCAGCGTGCTCGTTTTGGTAAATTGACATTCTGCATCGGTATCAAAAACAACCATGTCGTTTCCTTTGGTAATTGTTGCCTTAATGTTTTCCGGTAAAGGATAACTTACGCTTACATTATAGTCTAACAAATCTCTACGATTAAAGGTTTTTTTGTGCTGAATAAACTCAAAAACACTTTGGGGTTTAAATTCCATTGTGTTCTTTTCAAGGCAATCCTGATCAGCGTCGATTTGCCACTTGCCCAATATAATTTGAATCACCTCTGTTCCATCAAAAGTGTTGTCATCACCATCTGTTTCTTGGCCATCGGTTTCGAGATTATCCGTTGCTTCTTCCTCATTTTCCTCTAATTCTGCATTGTCACTTCTAATAAAAATATCTATTTGATCCTGTTCACCGCTATCATTGGTAACTTTGGAGGTAATCTGTAAGGTGTCGTCAATCAACTCGATTTCAGAATCAAAATTAAAGAGGGTAACCTTGTTCAAACCAGTAACCGTATATTCCCCAGATTGCGTGCGTGTTAGAGAACAAAGATTTGTGGAACTACTTCCTTGTTTTAAAAAAGTTAATTTATAAGTACCATCTTGTTTAAAAGTGGCCGTTGAGTTTTTTAAGCACTCGAATTCGGATGGTGAAACACTTTCATTGTCAATGGTGCTGCTTACCAATTTCCAGTCCCCAACCAGTTTCTCTTTAGTGGCCGTTATTTCCTCACTATCTTGTGGCTCTGCATCATCACTGGAGTTACACGAGAAAAGTACTATCACAAATAGCATGAACAATAACGGGTTATAAGTTTTAATACGTATCATTTTTTTATTGATTTTTATATATGACAAAAGTTTTGAGCGATTATCACAAACCGTTCTTTTTGGTTTTGAATATTGGCGTTTTTGAGTTACAAGCAATGGTTTTACATTAGGAATTGGCTTGTACATTATCGTACTACTGTTTAGGTGGTATATAGGTTGCCCGCTGTCCCCCAATCTATGAATGCATGCGCCTTATTTAAACAAATTTACTAAACAAGACATATGTGAGCAACCTAAATACCTTGATTATATTACCCGTTAATTATACCGACCCTATACGACCAGTAGTAGTATTATCCTTGCTTGCTGCTTCTATATATAAAACTGTTGCATCTTATACAAATCACCTTCATAGTTTATAATCGGGATATGCTTTCCTCTCCATCATCCTGTATTTGTGTTTGTTGTTTTCCCGCCGCAATCCGAAACTTCAACATCACTTCGTGGTTTCCCCTACTATAATTACTTATTGGCGTTAAGGAAGCGTCATAGGCATAGCCTATTTGCAAGCTATTTGTCATTTTAAAGAATACCAAGGTACTTACGGATTCCTTTAACCTGTAGCTGAGACCAAGTCCGACCTTATCGTACAGGTCGAAGGTTCCATTGATATCCATAGAAAAAGGCACTTCGCTGATTACCCGTGTTAAAAAAGAAGGTGTAAAGGTCATATTCCTGTTCAAGGGAAAATGATAGCCCGCTCCCATAAAAAATTGCATTTTATCGGTGGCCTGTGTTGCAATGCCCGATTCCTTTTCATATCTCTCTGTTTTTAGAAGGGCCGGAGCGGATATATTTATAAAATAGCTTTCTCCTCTTAAATAGGCACCGACTCCGACATTTGGATTGAACACACTTACATCTTCTGAAAAAAGCGGATCGTTGTCAAGTTCAGTATCTGACAGATTTATGTTTACGGAAGAGCCTCCGGCTTTAAGCCCCAAAAACAAGTTCAATGTTTCCTCCAATTGTAGCCTATAGGAGAAATCAACAAAAATATCAGTTTCCTTGAGCACGAACACACTACTGTTGACAACTGAAAGACCCAGCCCGACCTTGTCGTCCATCCCCGCTTTTCCACCTATTGGGCTGCTCAATGAAAAACTTAAGGTCTCGGGTGCGCCGTCAAGGCCCGCCCACTGTACTCTATAATTTGAGGTGAGCTCCAAATTTTCGCCGGCCCCCGCATAGGCTGGATTGATGATGTTCATGTTATAATTGTACAGTGTAAATGTTACATCCTGCTGGGCATGGGACTGAATACACCATATCGAAATTGCTATAAAAAAATATAATCTGTTTTTTTTCATTCTTGTTTATGTAATCGTTATGTAAAACTTGACTCCAATTATTTGGGGTTAAAAATATTTTCATTGGCTGTTCAAAAACATGGATGATTCTTTATTCCGCATGGATATTTTTTCTCATGGATTGCCTATGTTGAACGGAGCCACTGCCAGTCATTCTGGAAGTAAAGATCAATCCTTGTATGGTCAATCGCAGTTAAAATGTGTTGAGCAAGCTCAAAAATGGGACATGATAGAGGAAAATTGGGACGAAGGCTAATGAACGGTTGCCCAAGCCGCTACATCTGGTAAAACTTTTATTTCACGCCAACGCTCAATAATTCACATAGATCATTTTAGCCTCGTGGCTCAGCCCCGATTCGTTGTAGTCTATAACACATACATAGGTGCCCACGGGCACCATTCTGCCTTCATGGGTGCCGTCCCAACCATCACCGAGCCCGCCATAATGGGCGCTGAACAGCAAGCGTTGACTCAGGTCGTATATCTTCAACACGTTGTTCTTATATTGTT
The nucleotide sequence above comes from Flagellimonas sp. HMM57. Encoded proteins:
- a CDS encoding lipocalin family protein translates to MNRLRKMKAIILVAVMVFAATLSTSCNSEEDLLPLVGTWLQSSSSTEEFTNNVSDGITTDTFDADNVFKITFNTDGTFSDFSSYSYTDNGDVIVETSSDAGTYSVIGNLLSVTYDGETDTETAEFTLSKTRLGIVHVEEFTENGDQKRLVTIATYDRQPQSK
- a CDS encoding carboxypeptidase-like regulatory domain-containing protein, whose translation is MRLFITLLFLSFYICAQNTIQGVVLDVATKKPLEFVDAYTEGNHTLTNSNGWFELEVATDSIHFNLIGYEKFSKSVEKNHTTVDTLFMRSQFYELNEVVVTNKGFSLGDFISIGKNYPFEPYTESFFMRTLLKRNDSIIKLQDINGLIRRKQLLATSKKPRPKNNIKVHVTNMRKTAILENNIYFEMWGFAKIDRAFSSIYISPKDYDFKENLAEDGKKNKLTFKLRDTFENSSAKGYYIIDSQDMAVEEYYFVGNGPTEEFTQKRGIKYRNVFYEINIHFLKDKETALYYMNKAKLNAKVELFDGDNPSPIMYEANYVWFGLNLVKTDKIKENAPKTKDVLKLDYPYNKIFWDNQKFLLLTDEMKSFIKELQNSNSKNEYNINID
- a CDS encoding gliding motility-associated C-terminal domain-containing protein, with the protein product MIEGLEQYKNNVLKIYDLSQRLLFSAHYGGLGDGWDGTHEGRMVPVGTYVCVIDYNESGLSHEAKMIYVNY
- a CDS encoding lipocalin family protein, with protein sequence MIRIKTYNPLLFMLFVIVLFSCNSSDDAEPQDSEEITATKEKLVGDWKLVSSTIDNESVSPSEFECLKNSTATFKQDGTYKLTFLKQGSSSTNLCSLTRTQSGEYTVTGLNKVTLFNFDSEIELIDDTLQITSKVTNDSGEQDQIDIFIRSDNAELEENEEEATDNLETDGQETDGDDNTFDGTEVIQIILGKWQIDADQDCLEKNTMEFKPQSVFEFIQHKKTFNRRDLLDYNVSVSYPLPENIKATITKGNDMVVFDTDAECQFTKTSTLEYVVKDEKTIVLKNISGIKLLLEDNDTIKLVYTFTDSNANEQTREFIYKKL
- a CDS encoding type IX secretion system membrane protein PorP/SprF, which produces MKKNRLYFFIAISIWCIQSHAQQDVTFTLYNYNMNIINPAYAGAGENLELTSNYRVQWAGLDGAPETLSFSLSSPIGGKAGMDDKVGLGLSVVNSSVFVLKETDIFVDFSYRLQLEETLNLFLGLKAGGSSVNINLSDTELDNDPLFSEDVSVFNPNVGVGAYLRGESYFINISAPALLKTERYEKESGIATQATDKMQFFMGAGYHFPLNRNMTFTPSFLTRVISEVPFSMDINGTFDLYDKVGLGLSYRLKESVSTLVFFKMTNSLQIGYAYDASLTPISNYSRGNHEVMLKFRIAAGKQQTQIQDDGEESISRL